The following coding sequences are from one Terriglobales bacterium window:
- a CDS encoding NAD(P)H-dependent oxidoreductase subunit E encodes MQYSPELEQRFQKLVAQYPWKRSALIPLLLYAQDEVGYLSDEVISDIAKRVEVTELEVRNVLSYYSLLRTKPAGKYVVQVCTNISCMLRGAEEVFEHCKQKLGVDQKEVTRDGTFSVEEVECLGACSWAPAVQVNYDFHLEVTPEKMDRILDTYQKKTQQ; translated from the coding sequence ATGCAATACTCTCCAGAACTTGAGCAGCGGTTTCAAAAGCTCGTTGCGCAATATCCTTGGAAGCGCTCCGCTTTGATTCCACTCCTGCTCTACGCGCAAGACGAAGTTGGGTACCTTTCCGATGAGGTCATTTCAGACATCGCCAAGCGAGTCGAAGTAACCGAACTCGAAGTACGCAATGTGTTGAGCTATTACTCACTCTTGCGCACAAAGCCCGCGGGAAAGTACGTCGTGCAGGTCTGCACGAACATCAGCTGCATGTTGCGCGGGGCGGAGGAGGTATTCGAACACTGCAAGCAAAAGCTCGGCGTCGATCAAAAGGAAGTCACCCGAGATGGAACGTTCTCGGTTGAGGAAGTCGAGTGCCTTGGTGCTTGCAGTTGGGCGCCTGCCGTGCAGGTAAACTACGACTTCCACCTAGAAGTAACGCCTGAGAAGATGGACAGGATCCTCGACACCTATCAAAAGAAGACCCAACAGTGA
- the nuoF gene encoding NADH-quinone oxidoreductase subunit NuoF: MKTIYTQTPLVTHADEVRIISKRFGQGAQEIDRYIELDGYKAARKALEMQPDDIINEVKASGLRGRGGAGFATGMKWSFVPKQSEAPKYILVNGDESEPATCKDRLLAEYDPHAIIEGTIIAGLAVGAKVGFIYLRGEYRYLLEIMEKAVADAYKNGFLGKSIFGSKHEFNILTHTGAGAYEVGEESALMESLEGKRGLPRLKPPFPAIKGLYGGPTVINNVETIATVPPIILNGGKWYVSFGPNEKNGGTRLTCLTGHFNKPGVYELPLGYPAKKMIYDVGGGIPNGRELKAFVPGGSSTFLLTREEAESATMDYDWFAKRGEFLGSGGVVAIDDQTCMVKVALRIMKFYQHESCGWCIPCREGTDWLEKTLTRFHDGGGMKKDIDHMLYLANNMAGRTFCALGDAAAFPTISIVKKWRKEFEDHLDGRPCPFEPASREMALA; encoded by the coding sequence GTGAAGACCATCTACACGCAGACGCCCCTGGTCACTCACGCGGACGAGGTACGCATCATCTCCAAGCGCTTCGGGCAAGGCGCGCAAGAGATCGATCGCTACATTGAACTTGATGGATATAAAGCGGCGCGTAAGGCGCTCGAGATGCAGCCTGACGACATCATCAATGAAGTAAAAGCGTCCGGGCTGAGGGGTCGCGGAGGTGCGGGATTCGCAACTGGAATGAAATGGTCCTTCGTTCCCAAGCAGTCGGAAGCTCCCAAATACATTCTCGTCAACGGCGACGAGAGCGAGCCCGCCACTTGCAAGGACCGCCTGCTCGCTGAATATGATCCCCACGCCATTATTGAAGGCACAATCATTGCTGGGCTGGCGGTCGGCGCGAAGGTTGGCTTCATTTATCTGCGCGGCGAATATCGCTATCTATTAGAGATCATGGAGAAGGCGGTCGCCGATGCATATAAAAATGGCTTTCTCGGCAAGAGCATTTTTGGCAGCAAACACGAATTCAACATTTTGACCCACACCGGCGCTGGTGCTTACGAAGTAGGCGAAGAGTCTGCGCTGATGGAGTCGCTCGAAGGGAAACGTGGATTGCCGCGTTTGAAGCCTCCCTTCCCTGCTATCAAAGGCCTCTATGGCGGTCCGACCGTGATTAACAACGTCGAGACCATCGCCACCGTGCCACCGATCATCTTGAACGGCGGCAAATGGTATGTGAGCTTCGGGCCTAATGAAAAGAATGGAGGCACGCGTCTGACGTGCCTTACGGGCCACTTCAATAAGCCGGGTGTCTACGAATTGCCACTTGGGTATCCCGCGAAGAAGATGATCTATGACGTTGGCGGTGGTATTCCGAACGGGCGTGAGCTGAAGGCATTCGTTCCCGGTGGATCCTCCACGTTTCTGCTTACGCGCGAAGAAGCCGAGTCGGCGACGATGGACTACGACTGGTTCGCCAAACGAGGAGAGTTTCTCGGTTCCGGCGGCGTAGTCGCAATTGATGACCAGACCTGTATGGTGAAAGTAGCGCTGCGGATCATGAAGTTTTACCAGCACGAGAGTTGCGGATGGTGCATCCCGTGCCGCGAAGGCACGGACTGGCTGGAAAAAACGCTCACGCGCTTCCATGACGGCGGCGGCATGAAAAAAGACATCGACCACATGCTGTACCTGGCAAACAACATGGCCGGACGAACATTTTGCGCACTCGGAGATGCCGCTGCATTCCCGACCATTTCAATCGTCAAGAAATGGCGAAAGGAATTTGAGGATCACCTCGATGGCAGGCCGTGTCCTTTTGAACCTGCTAGCCGAGAAATGGCATTGGCGTAA
- the nuoG gene encoding NADH-quinone oxidoreductase subunit NuoG has translation MADVTITVDGKKVIGPAGTLLIEACKTAGIEVPAFCYYPGLSVQGACRMCLVHIEKMPKLQTACTIPITEGMVVASDTPEVHQARKATVEILLGNHPLDCPVCDAGGECELQDMTFAYGAAESQYMEAKQHKEEQQWSPVVFFDRPRCILCYRCVRVCGEGMDVWALGVQHRGVHSLIAPNKQDHLECEECGMCIDICPVGALTSGAYRYKTRPWEMNHVGTICTHCGDGCKTTLGVRRSKGGMEIVRGDNRDKSGINGDFLCIKGRYAFDFANSDDRITHPLVRRDGKLVPVSWEQAIDHVANRFKQIRDSQGGNAIGVIGSNRTTNEENYLLQKFARSVLGTNNIDHHRTADYPAFAKAVAGKQNVTATLRETMTAPAVLVIGSDPTEQHPLLAWNLRTNLRIHNGRIYIVNSGDIKLRRQAHAYAQVPVDGGESLMVRYLTGDDSVANQLQSGSLTREALRDFRDKVKDEKELIVIFGSELRGGDVLTLVNWGAGQGAKFICLGDYANSRGAADMGLYPDLLPGFTALSSAAFSKEYGSSMPRQAGLDIEGMFSAAKSGKLGALYVVGSNPVSRYSIDPFALKNTFVVVQDMFLTETATTAEVVLPAANAYEKAGSYTNTYGDLQLLRKAGDLAGVRSDFELIIRIADRMGADVHKLVPFGKGVRADMGQSRGAQSGEADQHLVWLNAQNLEPKLSPFDPEALLDEIQRLVPGYNFSRLNLFAGADVHTHAPEFSSISQPSSPESILPADDTLFTSGTLGRYSKTLNSIIENRRATPVEIEIPAD, from the coding sequence ATGGCAGATGTAACGATCACCGTCGACGGCAAAAAGGTCATAGGCCCGGCCGGCACGCTTCTGATTGAAGCTTGTAAGACTGCCGGCATCGAGGTTCCTGCGTTTTGCTATTATCCCGGCCTTTCGGTCCAGGGTGCTTGCCGCATGTGTCTGGTGCACATCGAGAAGATGCCGAAGCTTCAAACGGCGTGCACCATACCGATCACCGAGGGCATGGTTGTGGCTAGTGACACTCCGGAAGTCCACCAGGCCCGCAAAGCTACTGTCGAGATTTTGCTTGGGAATCATCCTCTGGATTGTCCTGTGTGCGACGCGGGCGGCGAATGCGAACTGCAGGACATGACCTTCGCATATGGGGCGGCTGAGTCGCAGTACATGGAGGCCAAGCAACACAAAGAGGAACAGCAGTGGTCGCCTGTCGTGTTCTTCGATCGGCCGCGTTGCATTCTCTGCTATCGCTGTGTGCGTGTTTGCGGTGAAGGCATGGACGTGTGGGCACTTGGTGTTCAGCACCGCGGCGTCCACTCTCTGATCGCTCCCAACAAACAGGATCACCTCGAGTGCGAAGAATGCGGCATGTGTATCGACATCTGCCCTGTCGGCGCACTTACCTCTGGCGCGTACCGTTATAAGACGCGTCCGTGGGAGATGAACCATGTTGGCACTATCTGCACGCATTGCGGCGATGGTTGCAAGACAACTCTCGGCGTTCGGCGTTCCAAGGGAGGAATGGAGATCGTTCGCGGCGACAACCGCGACAAGAGCGGAATTAACGGTGACTTCCTCTGCATCAAGGGCCGCTACGCCTTCGATTTTGCCAATTCTGACGACCGAATCACGCACCCGCTGGTCCGACGCGATGGCAAGTTGGTTCCGGTTTCATGGGAACAGGCTATCGATCATGTTGCCAATCGTTTCAAGCAAATTCGTGATTCGCAAGGCGGCAATGCGATCGGCGTGATCGGCTCGAACCGCACGACGAATGAAGAGAATTATCTCCTGCAGAAGTTCGCGCGCTCCGTTTTGGGCACAAACAACATCGATCATCACCGCACAGCCGATTATCCAGCCTTCGCGAAGGCAGTTGCCGGCAAGCAGAACGTAACGGCAACGCTGCGCGAAACGATGACTGCTCCTGCTGTCCTGGTAATCGGGAGCGATCCCACCGAGCAGCATCCCCTGCTGGCGTGGAATCTGCGTACCAATCTCCGCATTCATAACGGCCGCATTTACATTGTGAATTCGGGCGATATCAAGCTGCGTCGGCAGGCTCACGCCTATGCGCAAGTTCCCGTGGATGGCGGTGAAAGCTTGATGGTTCGTTACTTGACTGGCGATGACTCCGTCGCGAACCAACTCCAATCTGGCAGTCTTACTCGCGAGGCCCTACGCGATTTCCGCGACAAGGTTAAGGACGAAAAAGAGCTAATCGTCATTTTTGGCTCTGAGCTGCGTGGCGGCGACGTTCTTACTCTCGTAAATTGGGGAGCGGGTCAGGGCGCCAAGTTCATTTGTCTTGGCGACTACGCGAATTCTCGCGGCGCTGCTGACATGGGCCTATATCCCGATTTGCTCCCGGGATTCACTGCTCTCTCAAGCGCGGCGTTTTCAAAGGAGTACGGTTCGTCGATGCCCCGACAGGCCGGGCTCGATATCGAAGGCATGTTCAGTGCTGCGAAATCGGGAAAGCTGGGTGCGCTTTACGTTGTCGGATCGAATCCGGTTTCGCGTTACAGCATCGATCCATTCGCATTGAAGAATACTTTCGTTGTAGTGCAGGACATGTTTCTGACAGAAACCGCAACCACCGCGGAGGTCGTCCTTCCTGCGGCGAATGCCTATGAGAAGGCAGGCAGCTATACCAATACGTATGGTGATCTGCAGCTCTTGAGGAAGGCCGGCGACCTAGCTGGCGTGCGCAGCGACTTCGAGCTGATCATCCGCATCGCCGATCGCATGGGAGCAGATGTGCACAAACTCGTTCCGTTCGGAAAAGGCGTTCGTGCCGATATGGGACAGAGCCGCGGCGCTCAGTCCGGTGAAGCCGACCAACACCTCGTATGGCTTAACGCGCAAAACCTGGAACCTAAGCTGAGCCCGTTCGATCCGGAGGCCTTGCTCGACGAGATTCAGCGGCTTGTACCTGGATACAACTTCTCACGGCTGAATCTGTTTGCCGGCGCTGATGTCCACACGCATGCTCCAGAATTCAGTTCGATCTCACAACCTTCGTCACCGGAGAGCATCCTTCCGGCAGATGACACGCTGTTCACCTCCGGCACGCTCGGGCGGTACTCGAAGACTCTGAATTCAATCATCGAGAATCGGCGCGCCACTCCGGTCGAAATAGAGATTCCGGCCGACTAG
- the nuoH gene encoding NADH-quinone oxidoreductase subunit NuoH: MELLPYIIFAIIKIALLLFILLTAVAYTTLLERKVIAHMQNRWGPTRVGPFGLLQPLADGLKFILKEDVIPDNVYKPLYLGAPIIALVLSLLSISIIPFGGAWDIGKYHIPLQTTAFWNGTGIQDINIGLLIILGITSLGVYGVALSGWASNSKYSLLGSLRAGAQLISYEVALSLSLVGVLLLAGTLSLRQIVDSQAGSLLHWYFLGGFQFIAFFIYIMAAYAETNRIPFDLPEAETELVAGYHTEYSSMKFAMFFMAEYCNMITVACLATLLFFGGWHSPFEGLHLPAPGIWLMISPLFWFFAKVFFFIFVYIWVRGTLPRFRYDQLMSFGWKFLLPLAIANVVVTSLVLALRS, translated from the coding sequence TTGGAACTGCTTCCATACATTATCTTTGCGATCATCAAGATCGCTCTCCTGCTCTTCATTCTGCTGACAGCGGTGGCCTATACCACGCTGCTGGAACGCAAAGTTATTGCTCATATGCAGAACCGATGGGGTCCCACCCGCGTTGGACCTTTCGGTCTGCTTCAGCCGCTTGCCGACGGTCTGAAGTTCATCCTGAAAGAGGACGTGATTCCCGACAACGTCTACAAGCCCTTGTACCTGGGGGCGCCGATCATCGCGTTGGTTCTCTCGCTCCTCTCGATTTCTATCATTCCGTTCGGCGGGGCGTGGGACATTGGCAAATATCACATTCCGTTGCAGACGACGGCGTTCTGGAACGGTACTGGAATTCAGGACATTAATATCGGCTTGCTGATTATCCTGGGCATCACTTCCCTCGGCGTTTACGGTGTCGCGCTTTCGGGATGGGCGTCCAATTCAAAGTATTCCCTGCTCGGATCGCTGAGAGCGGGCGCGCAGCTCATCAGCTATGAAGTGGCGCTTAGCCTCTCCCTTGTGGGCGTGCTGCTTCTTGCCGGAACCTTGAGCCTGCGGCAGATCGTCGATTCGCAGGCAGGATCGCTCCTGCACTGGTATTTCCTTGGCGGATTTCAGTTCATCGCCTTCTTTATTTACATCATGGCGGCCTATGCCGAGACGAACCGTATTCCGTTCGATCTGCCGGAAGCCGAAACGGAACTGGTTGCTGGTTATCACACCGAGTACAGCTCCATGAAATTTGCCATGTTCTTCATGGCCGAGTACTGCAACATGATTACCGTCGCCTGCCTGGCGACGCTGCTTTTCTTCGGTGGATGGCATAGCCCGTTCGAGGGGCTGCACCTTCCTGCGCCGGGAATCTGGCTGATGATTTCACCGTTGTTCTGGTTTTTTGCCAAAGTGTTCTTCTTCATCTTTGTATACATCTGGGTTCGCGGAACGCTGCCGCGTTTCCGCTATGATCAATTGATGTCCTTCGGCTGGAAATTTCTCCTGCCCCTTGCGATTGCGAACGTTGTGGTCACCAGCCTGGTGCTGGCCTTGCGGTCCTAG
- a CDS encoding NADH-quinone oxidoreductase subunit J, translating into MLHTILFLIFGAICVAGALNFLLQHHPVNSALSLIVVMGSLALLFLLLGAEFVAAVQIIVYAGAVMVLFVFVIMLLNAGEEERTRGNRVALFLGVPGLVVFFGLMCWTLSGSRSQLGQVQIGGYYVPTQELGIALFREFLLPFEITSVLVLIAIMGAVVLARKERQ; encoded by the coding sequence ATGCTTCACACGATTTTGTTTCTCATCTTCGGCGCAATTTGTGTGGCGGGAGCGCTCAACTTCCTGCTGCAGCACCATCCTGTGAACAGCGCTTTGTCACTGATCGTGGTGATGGGATCGCTGGCGCTTCTGTTTCTGCTACTCGGTGCGGAATTTGTTGCCGCGGTGCAGATCATTGTGTATGCCGGTGCGGTGATGGTCCTGTTCGTCTTTGTGATCATGTTGCTCAATGCCGGCGAAGAAGAGCGCACGCGCGGCAATCGCGTTGCTCTGTTCCTGGGCGTACCCGGCCTGGTCGTCTTTTTTGGACTGATGTGCTGGACTCTCTCCGGCTCCCGCTCCCAGCTTGGACAAGTACAGATCGGCGGATACTACGTGCCCACGCAGGAGCTTGGCATCGCTCTGTTCCGCGAATTTCTGTTGCCGTTCGAGATCACGTCTGTTCTGGTGCTCATCGCCATCATGGGAGCCGTGGTCTTGGCCCGGAAGGAGCGCCAATGA
- the nuoK gene encoding NADH-quinone oxidoreductase subunit NuoK, with amino-acid sequence MIPLSWYLILGAILFAIGVASFLIKRNIITIFMSIELMLNAVNLTFVAFASHWHQVSGQVLVFFVMVVAAAEAAVGLAIVLSVFRTRETLNVDQVNLLKL; translated from the coding sequence ATGATTCCACTCTCCTGGTATCTGATTCTGGGCGCGATTCTGTTCGCCATCGGTGTGGCCTCGTTTCTGATCAAGCGCAACATCATCACCATTTTTATGTCGATTGAGCTGATGCTCAACGCCGTGAACTTGACCTTTGTGGCCTTTGCCAGCCACTGGCATCAAGTGAGCGGACAGGTGCTCGTTTTCTTTGTGATGGTGGTAGCCGCGGCGGAAGCTGCCGTTGGATTAGCGATTGTTCTGTCGGTTTTCCGGACGCGCGAAACTTTGAATGTTGATCAGGTGAACCTGCTCAAACTATGA
- the nuoL gene encoding NADH-quinone oxidoreductase subunit L, which produces MNSSPNLNLWLIPILPLIGSAINGLFGKRFPRNLVSTVALFFPGAAFAYAVWVVTQFASLSQAQIPHIERLFPWIEAGAFRVDYGFYLDQLSVTMLLVVTGVGFLIHIYSVGYMAEEGGYYRFFSYLNLFMFFMLTLVLAHSYLLMFVGWEGVGLASYLLIGFFFLRPSAAQAGKKAFIANRVGDYGFLLGMFLLIKQFGTLDYDRVFKAVSSLPVEAGVGVLTATALLVMVGATGKSAQIPLYVWLPDAMEGPTPVSALIHAATMVTAGIYMIARSNVLFLHAPVALRVVAIIGALTAIFAASIGLVQNDIKRVLAYSTVSQLGYMFMACGVAAFSAGIFHLVTHAFFKALLFLAAGAVIHSLGGEQDMRHMGGLRKLIPWTFWTMTIATFAITGFPPLSGFFSKDEILWKAFSDKTYGSWVFWLIGLITAGMTSFYMFRLWFLTFFGERREPVHNEDKGHQPAGHANHGHGGHVHESPWIMLGPLVVLAIGAVVVGWLGIPEALGGHNKFDQFLTPVFHTSSEPVRSVENFPSEPQKSESPEENKSLEIELAGASVATAFLGFGLAYLLYVRRPELPDRLAASMKGAYRTLLNKYWVDEAYYATLVNPIVDGSRTVLWRGVDVGVIDALVNGAGTSSKGASSVTRRMQSGSIRSYAGWVALGAACVVGFMIWMGLHA; this is translated from the coding sequence ATGAATTCGAGTCCCAATCTTAACCTGTGGTTGATCCCGATCCTGCCGCTCATTGGCTCGGCCATCAATGGCCTCTTCGGCAAGCGCTTCCCCCGCAACCTGGTGTCCACGGTGGCGTTGTTTTTCCCGGGCGCGGCGTTCGCTTACGCGGTTTGGGTGGTGACCCAGTTTGCTTCTCTATCGCAAGCACAAATCCCCCACATTGAGCGGCTCTTCCCCTGGATTGAAGCTGGCGCCTTCCGCGTAGACTACGGCTTCTATCTCGATCAACTTTCAGTCACGATGCTGCTGGTCGTGACCGGCGTCGGCTTTCTTATCCACATCTATTCGGTTGGGTACATGGCCGAAGAAGGGGGCTACTACCGCTTCTTCTCCTATCTCAATCTGTTCATGTTCTTCATGCTGACGCTGGTGCTAGCGCACAGCTATCTGCTGATGTTTGTTGGGTGGGAAGGCGTCGGCTTAGCTTCGTATTTGCTGATCGGATTCTTCTTTCTCCGGCCATCGGCAGCGCAAGCCGGTAAAAAGGCTTTTATCGCAAACCGGGTTGGCGACTACGGTTTCCTTCTGGGAATGTTCCTGCTGATCAAGCAATTTGGAACCTTGGATTACGACAGGGTCTTCAAAGCAGTTTCCTCACTTCCGGTTGAAGCCGGCGTTGGAGTGCTTACGGCGACTGCTCTGCTCGTAATGGTTGGGGCGACTGGCAAGTCGGCACAGATTCCACTGTACGTCTGGTTGCCGGACGCAATGGAAGGCCCGACTCCCGTTTCGGCACTGATTCACGCCGCGACCATGGTGACGGCTGGTATCTATATGATCGCGCGCTCGAATGTGCTCTTTCTGCATGCTCCCGTCGCGCTACGCGTAGTTGCGATCATCGGCGCATTAACGGCGATCTTCGCTGCCAGCATTGGACTGGTACAGAACGACATCAAGCGGGTCCTCGCCTACTCGACGGTCTCGCAGCTTGGATACATGTTCATGGCCTGCGGAGTGGCCGCATTCTCTGCCGGAATCTTTCATCTCGTGACGCATGCGTTCTTCAAGGCCTTGCTCTTTCTTGCCGCCGGAGCGGTGATTCACTCGCTCGGCGGAGAACAGGACATGCGCCACATGGGGGGCTTGCGGAAGCTAATCCCGTGGACGTTCTGGACGATGACAATTGCGACGTTCGCCATCACCGGCTTTCCACCGCTAAGCGGATTCTTCTCTAAAGATGAGATTCTCTGGAAGGCATTCTCCGATAAGACGTACGGAAGTTGGGTCTTCTGGCTGATCGGATTGATCACTGCTGGAATGACTTCCTTCTATATGTTCCGCCTCTGGTTCTTGACCTTCTTCGGCGAGCGTCGTGAGCCGGTCCACAACGAGGACAAAGGGCATCAGCCCGCTGGACATGCGAACCACGGCCACGGCGGCCATGTTCACGAGAGTCCTTGGATCATGCTTGGACCGCTGGTGGTTCTGGCTATCGGAGCTGTCGTGGTGGGTTGGCTTGGAATTCCTGAAGCTCTTGGCGGTCACAACAAATTCGATCAGTTCCTGACGCCTGTCTTCCACACCAGCTCTGAGCCCGTGCGCTCTGTCGAAAACTTCCCAAGCGAACCACAGAAATCCGAGAGTCCTGAAGAGAACAAATCTCTCGAAATTGAGCTTGCTGGAGCATCGGTCGCCACTGCCTTTCTTGGGTTTGGACTCGCTTATCTGTTGTATGTTCGCCGACCGGAGCTCCCCGATCGACTCGCCGCCAGTATGAAGGGCGCTTACCGCACCCTTCTCAACAAGTACTGGGTTGATGAGGCCTACTACGCGACATTGGTGAATCCGATCGTGGATGGTTCGCGAACTGTCCTATGGCGTGGCGTAGACGTTGGAGTTATCGACGCTTTAGTGAACGGCGCGGGTACGAGTTCCAAAGGAGCCTCTTCGGTAACGCGACGCATGCAGTCGGGCAGTATCCGCTCCTATGCAGGATGGGTGGCGCTGGGAGCGGCCTGCGTGGTCGGCTTCATGATCTGGATGGGGTTGCACGCATGA
- a CDS encoding NADH-quinone oxidoreductase subunit M: MNSLILTLVTFVPLAGAVLLMFMPRNDRAIKWTALVISILAFVLSLHLATHWTHGAPGFQFGVDTQWIATPNIHYHLAVDGISVWLVLLTTFLTPFCVLISWKSVHGPIKEFFVLMLILETAMIGVFVSLDLFLFYVFWEATLIPMALMIGMYGHERRVYAAIKFFLYTMIASAFMLVAIIWLYVKTGSFDYVTIQNAIQSGSIAGFDRAAEFLFLGFFIAFAVKVPLFPFHTWLPDAHVEAPTAGSVLLASVLLKMGTYGLLRFNATLFPVQAHEHAPWINTLALIGIVYGALVALVQPNMKKLVAYSSVSHLGFCVLGIFTFTQAGVDGAVYQMLNHGISTGALFMLLGMLYERRHTYEIKEYGGLATPMPVYSTIFLMIMLSSVGLPLFNGFVGEFLVLSGAFSAWSWYGIIATTGVIWSAGYLFWLYQRTFYGEITHPVNAQLPDADGRERLSLIPMVAMALVMGVASPLWIRMIDPSVQQSLRPSSVSAASAPKSDAKAAHILAMGKTGK; the protein is encoded by the coding sequence ATGAACAGTCTCATCCTTACGCTCGTTACGTTTGTTCCGCTAGCCGGGGCAGTTCTCTTAATGTTCATGCCGCGCAACGACCGGGCCATCAAGTGGACGGCGCTGGTCATTTCCATTTTGGCATTCGTCCTTTCGCTGCACCTGGCAACGCATTGGACCCACGGCGCTCCTGGGTTCCAGTTCGGCGTTGATACACAGTGGATCGCGACGCCAAACATTCACTATCACCTCGCCGTCGATGGCATCTCTGTCTGGCTGGTGCTGCTCACCACGTTCCTCACGCCGTTCTGCGTGCTGATTTCGTGGAAGTCCGTTCACGGACCAATCAAAGAGTTCTTCGTGCTGATGCTGATCCTCGAGACGGCGATGATCGGCGTCTTCGTCTCGCTCGATCTGTTTCTCTTCTACGTTTTTTGGGAAGCGACGCTGATTCCGATGGCGTTGATGATCGGTATGTACGGTCACGAACGCCGCGTGTATGCCGCGATAAAGTTCTTCCTCTACACCATGATTGCGTCGGCGTTCATGCTGGTTGCAATCATTTGGCTCTACGTCAAGACCGGCAGCTTCGATTACGTGACCATTCAGAACGCGATCCAGAGCGGGTCGATCGCGGGCTTCGATCGGGCGGCGGAATTCCTGTTCCTAGGCTTCTTTATTGCTTTCGCCGTTAAGGTTCCGTTGTTCCCATTCCACACGTGGTTGCCGGATGCGCACGTAGAGGCTCCGACGGCCGGCTCAGTGCTGCTGGCCAGCGTTCTCCTGAAGATGGGTACATACGGATTGTTGCGCTTCAACGCCACGCTCTTCCCTGTTCAAGCACATGAGCACGCTCCCTGGATCAACACTCTGGCGCTAATTGGAATTGTTTATGGCGCACTAGTAGCTCTGGTGCAGCCGAACATGAAGAAGCTCGTGGCGTACTCGTCAGTCAGCCACCTTGGCTTTTGCGTTCTCGGGATCTTTACTTTCACCCAGGCTGGAGTTGACGGTGCGGTGTACCAGATGCTGAATCACGGCATCTCCACGGGCGCGCTCTTCATGCTATTGGGCATGTTGTATGAACGGCGACATACCTACGAGATCAAGGAATACGGCGGCCTGGCAACGCCCATGCCTGTGTATTCCACCATTTTCCTGATGATCATGCTGTCGTCAGTCGGCTTACCGCTGTTCAACGGATTCGTTGGAGAATTTCTCGTGTTGAGCGGAGCCTTCAGTGCGTGGTCATGGTATGGAATCATTGCCACCACGGGAGTCATCTGGAGCGCCGGTTATCTGTTTTGGCTCTATCAGCGAACTTTTTATGGCGAAATCACTCACCCGGTGAACGCTCAACTCCCAGATGCCGATGGACGCGAGCGCCTGAGCTTGATTCCGATGGTCGCGATGGCATTGGTCATGGGCGTAGCTTCGCCGCTGTGGATACGCATGATCGATCCCTCGGTTCAACAATCACTGCGGCCGAGCTCCGTGAGCGCGGCTTCTGCACCAAAGTCAGACGCGAAAGCTGCACATATTCTTGCGATGGGCAAAACAGGTAAATGA